The following coding sequences are from one Treponema parvum window:
- the fliR gene encoding flagellar biosynthetic protein FliR — protein MPSPLLDWILNQAPFFLLAAARCFALLSTLPLFSMRTIPRAAKVALAGYMAYFILPQVNFSSYEVFIGEDGVSALNYILVLAGEILIGVINGFYVTIIFAAFSTAGQFFAFQMGFSASEVYDSMSQVENPLMGQYFNLIAMLIFLQGQWAQRLFLGALVSSFKSLNCFLIVNEISRRNLVLFMVSGLTDLFTDALIIALPLMGTLLLVSVSVGLLSKAAPQMNLLSEGFPVMMLLSFFIITAVMPSLCDFFDRSFVTGFIKLERLFVSLSGGLL, from the coding sequence ATGCCGTCGCCGTTGCTCGATTGGATCTTAAACCAAGCTCCTTTTTTTTTGCTTGCGGCTGCCCGCTGTTTTGCGCTCCTTTCAACGCTGCCTCTTTTTTCGATGAGGACTATCCCCAGGGCGGCAAAAGTCGCTCTGGCAGGATACATGGCGTATTTTATTCTGCCACAGGTAAATTTCAGCTCGTATGAGGTTTTTATCGGAGAAGACGGTGTTTCGGCTTTGAATTATATTCTTGTGCTCGCAGGTGAAATTCTTATAGGTGTCATAAACGGATTTTATGTGACAATCATCTTTGCCGCTTTCAGCACTGCCGGGCAGTTTTTTGCGTTTCAGATGGGATTCAGCGCTTCCGAAGTATACGATTCCATGTCGCAGGTTGAAAATCCACTCATGGGGCAATATTTCAATCTCATCGCCATGCTTATCTTTCTTCAAGGGCAGTGGGCGCAGAGATTGTTTTTAGGCGCGCTTGTGTCGAGTTTTAAGTCGCTCAACTGTTTTTTGATCGTCAATGAAATTTCCCGCCGAAATCTTGTTTTATTTATGGTCTCGGGACTTACGGATTTGTTCACCGACGCGCTCATAATCGCTTTGCCGCTTATGGGAACTCTCTTGTTGGTTTCGGTAAGCGTAGGCCTTTTGTCCAAGGCCGCGCCTCAGATGAACCTTTTGTCGGAAGGTTTCCCTGTTATGATGCTGCTTTCGTTTTTTATCATCACGGCCGTCATGCCTTCGCTCTGTGATTTTTTCGATCGCTCGTTTGTTACGGGATTTATAAAGTTGGAGCGCCTTTTTGTAAGTCTTTCAGGGGGACTATTATGA
- the motB gene encoding flagellar motor protein MotB: protein MAKKSKAPEKPSTAWMGTYGDMITLMLCFFVMLYNPSEVDTTSLAQMAASLQITSSTTGGISLSAGRLSDLGNNINSLPSLEKGVSLGLAKKKAVSLFAPDVKSNRITITSDERGLVITLASDAFFREGSADLNIDETRDTLLRLSSFFNEPELSGRYFRIEGHTDNTPVQNTAMFPSNWELSTARAANVLHYLADFGVNENAFSIAGYADTRPKFSNDTPEGRAYNRRVDIIILDEGHF from the coding sequence ATGGCTAAAAAGTCCAAAGCGCCTGAAAAACCGTCTACCGCGTGGATGGGAACTTACGGTGACATGATCACCTTGATGCTCTGCTTTTTCGTAATGTTGTATAATCCTTCCGAAGTAGACACCACGTCTTTGGCGCAGATGGCGGCTTCGCTGCAGATTACGTCAAGCACTACGGGAGGTATATCGCTTTCCGCCGGTCGGCTTTCGGATCTGGGAAACAATATAAATTCTCTGCCGTCTCTTGAAAAAGGCGTTTCTTTAGGGCTTGCAAAAAAGAAGGCTGTAAGCCTTTTCGCTCCGGACGTAAAATCGAACAGAATAACCATAACGAGCGATGAGAGAGGTCTTGTGATAACGCTCGCTTCCGACGCCTTCTTTAGAGAAGGAAGCGCAGATCTGAATATCGACGAAACGAGAGACACCTTGCTGCGTCTTTCTTCATTCTTTAACGAGCCCGAACTTTCCGGCAGATATTTCCGTATAGAAGGTCACACCGATAATACTCCCGTTCAAAACACAGCCATGTTTCCCAGCAACTGGGAACTTTCTACGGCTCGCGCGGCGAACGTACTCCATTATCTGGCCGATTTCGGCGTAAACGAAAATGCGTTTTCTATCGCCGGCTATGCGGATACGCGGCCGAAATTTTCAAACGACACGCCGGAAGGCCGCGCGTACAATCGCAGGGTGGATATTATTATTCTGGACGAAGGACATTTTTAA
- the fliQ gene encoding flagellar biosynthesis protein FliQ, with amino-acid sequence MTLGQIVSLMRGGIFRVFMLSVPVLGAALIIGLIVAIFQATTSIQEQTLTFLPKMLVILGVIALMAGWMFSSTAEYAVHLFNMIPQLAR; translated from the coding sequence ATGACTTTGGGACAGATAGTTTCTTTGATGAGAGGGGGCATTTTTCGCGTGTTTATGCTGTCGGTTCCCGTTTTGGGAGCCGCTCTCATAATCGGTTTGATCGTCGCAATATTTCAGGCTACGACGTCAATACAAGAGCAGACCCTTACATTTTTGCCTAAGATGCTTGTGATTTTAGGTGTTATAGCTCTGATGGCAGGCTGGATGTTCTCTTCTACGGCCGAATACGCCGTTCACCTGTTTAACATGATCCCGCAGCTTGCGCGTTAA
- the fliP gene encoding flagellar type III secretion system pore protein FliP (The bacterial flagellar biogenesis protein FliP forms a type III secretion system (T3SS)-type pore required for flagellar assembly.), protein MKTVLCFFLAVIFGILPVFSQSQGASAGQTVRQGQSVQSATAQSGRTAPVQNQSGAQNPAAASGAGQNSRFPAGSTDGRTVMGTNVSPVVLPNIDINITQPETGTEVAFSVRLLLLLTILTLAPSLLILLTCFLRFSIVLDFIKRALSLQQVPPTMVLQGIAFFMTVFVMWPTFTQIYNNAYRPLSDGEITIEQAYREAESPVRLFMYSQMAGDTSYISMFMAMSRLERPQTLADVPTYVLIPSYILHELTVAFKIGVLLYIPFIVIDMVVASILMSMGMMMLPPVQISMPFKLMLFVLIDGWGLLTQQLFNSVIK, encoded by the coding sequence ATGAAGACTGTTCTTTGCTTTTTTTTAGCGGTGATATTTGGAATCTTGCCGGTTTTTTCACAATCACAGGGGGCATCCGCAGGACAAACGGTGCGTCAGGGACAGTCGGTGCAGTCGGCTACGGCGCAGAGCGGGCGAACGGCGCCGGTTCAAAATCAGTCCGGAGCGCAAAATCCCGCCGCAGCGTCCGGAGCAGGGCAAAATTCAAGGTTCCCTGCGGGATCGACCGACGGCAGAACCGTAATGGGAACGAACGTTTCTCCGGTCGTTCTTCCGAACATAGATATAAATATAACGCAGCCGGAAACCGGAACGGAAGTGGCTTTTTCCGTGCGGCTTTTGCTTTTATTGACGATATTGACGCTCGCGCCGAGCCTGCTCATCCTTCTTACGTGCTTTTTGCGTTTTTCAATAGTTTTAGACTTTATAAAACGCGCCCTTTCTTTGCAGCAAGTGCCGCCTACGATGGTTTTACAGGGAATAGCTTTTTTTATGACGGTTTTTGTCATGTGGCCTACGTTTACGCAGATTTACAATAACGCGTACAGGCCTCTTTCCGACGGTGAGATAACGATCGAACAGGCCTACAGGGAAGCAGAATCGCCGGTAAGGCTTTTTATGTACAGTCAGATGGCGGGCGACACGTCTTACATTTCAATGTTTATGGCGATGTCGCGTCTCGAGCGCCCTCAAACCCTTGCCGACGTGCCGACGTACGTGCTTATTCCGTCTTACATTCTTCACGAACTCACCGTGGCGTTTAAGATAGGCGTTTTGCTCTACATTCCGTTCATTGTCATCGACATGGTTGTGGCAAGCATACTTATGTCCATGGGAATGATGATGCTGCCGCCCGTTCAGATTTCCATGCCGTTTAAGCTTATGCTTTTTGTGCTCATAGACGGATGGGGACTGCTTACGCAGCAGCTGTTCAATTCGGTGATCAAGTAG
- a CDS encoding HAMP domain-containing sensor histidine kinase gives MKLKNQFKLFIAGSIIIPLLCAVALPVYYYFTDPKHALLRDYGKTHKIWDSFISKNDWNTLREIIKQMPPNIESAIIMNHRYVLLSNIPELKTGGEIDDSVLFTTLEINSKKYFYQFVAAALEEDSADILIIRRIPRKDAPKKIPHIQIMMGMLFTLLVTELFTVVFIVKISNTISRSISILGENTRRIADGELDVELHVDVNAKYSNEITSLTENLDKMRRILKESQERRTRFIMGISHDLRTPVAVIKGYTEAIADGIADDPEMIKNALDIIGAKTDQLETMIETLINYVKLNNSDLKETLSNQLIEPVLKEFTESAVMTGKVFKRSISSSINVSKTLSLPFNKQLLLRALENIYSNALRYSRDGDLISIAAEEDKNDVRISISDTGIGIDKSERERIFDLFYKASNSRREEGMGIGLSVVKNIADAHGWKINVEENKGGGTIFTIVIPKTNLETKDLQS, from the coding sequence ATGAAGTTAAAAAATCAATTTAAGCTTTTTATTGCGGGAAGCATAATAATTCCTCTTTTGTGCGCCGTCGCTCTGCCGGTTTATTATTATTTTACGGATCCCAAGCACGCTTTGCTCAGGGATTACGGTAAAACGCATAAAATATGGGATTCTTTTATTTCAAAAAATGATTGGAATACTCTTAGGGAAATAATAAAGCAGATGCCGCCCAATATCGAATCCGCCATAATTATGAATCACAGGTACGTATTGCTTTCGAATATTCCCGAATTAAAAACAGGCGGAGAAATCGACGACAGTGTTCTTTTTACGACGCTTGAAATCAACAGTAAAAAATATTTTTATCAGTTTGTAGCGGCTGCTCTTGAAGAGGATTCGGCGGATATTCTGATCATAAGAAGAATTCCCCGTAAAGACGCGCCTAAAAAAATCCCGCATATTCAGATAATGATGGGTATGCTCTTTACGCTGCTCGTAACCGAATTGTTTACCGTCGTCTTTATCGTAAAAATTTCAAACACAATTTCGCGTTCTATCAGCATTTTAGGCGAAAACACAAGGCGGATCGCGGACGGAGAACTTGACGTAGAACTGCACGTCGACGTAAACGCGAAGTACAGCAACGAGATAACGTCGCTCACAGAAAACCTCGACAAGATGCGAAGGATTTTAAAAGAAAGTCAGGAACGCCGCACAAGGTTTATCATGGGCATAAGCCACGACTTGCGCACTCCTGTAGCGGTAATAAAGGGGTATACGGAAGCGATAGCCGACGGCATAGCCGACGATCCTGAAATGATAAAAAATGCGCTCGATATAATAGGAGCGAAAACCGATCAGCTTGAAACCATGATCGAAACGCTTATAAATTACGTAAAACTGAATAACAGCGATCTGAAAGAAACGCTTTCCAATCAGCTCATAGAGCCGGTTTTAAAAGAATTTACAGAAAGCGCGGTTATGACCGGTAAGGTTTTCAAACGCAGCATATCGTCTTCAATAAACGTATCTAAGACATTGTCGCTTCCGTTCAACAAACAGCTTTTATTGCGCGCTCTTGAAAACATATACTCTAACGCTTTGCGCTATAGCCGAGACGGAGACCTCATATCAATAGCGGCCGAAGAAGATAAAAATGACGTAAGAATTTCCATTTCCGACACGGGAATCGGTATCGACAAATCGGAGAGGGAACGCATATTCGACCTGTTTTACAAAGCGAGCAATTCCAGACGTGAAGAAGGCATGGGCATAGGGCTTTCCGTAGTCAAAAATATCGCGGACGCACACGGCTGGAAGATCAATGTCGAAGAAAACAAGGGCGGCGGAACAATCTTTACAATAGTGATTCCAAAAACGAATTTAGAAACAAAAGACCTTCAGAGCTAA
- the lepB gene encoding signal peptidase I has protein sequence MKKNDLYELSYELKRQLHLRIIVSVSSFVFLCVFITLILNFFVFPVRQKSVSMEPSVSPGACIMISRLYNEIKRGELILVQPKRAVKIPFALRALDYVAAFFTGQQVFPFSKARGAETPLLRRAVGLPGDTIYMKDYVLYIKPAGQQYFLTEFEYMKTPYQVSIDPLNSEWDSTLGSIGNFDPVFLDKDEYFVLGDNRTCSLDSRLWESLSRRSIVGKGLFQYFPLSGMRIF, from the coding sequence ATGAAGAAAAACGATCTTTATGAACTTTCATATGAATTAAAGCGGCAGCTTCACCTGCGCATTATCGTAAGCGTCTCATCTTTTGTATTCCTTTGCGTTTTTATAACGCTCATATTGAACTTTTTCGTTTTTCCCGTAAGACAAAAATCCGTCTCTATGGAACCGTCCGTTTCTCCAGGCGCGTGTATAATGATAAGCCGGTTATATAATGAAATTAAACGCGGGGAGCTTATTCTTGTTCAGCCGAAAAGAGCGGTAAAGATACCGTTTGCATTGAGAGCGCTGGATTATGTAGCCGCTTTTTTTACCGGTCAGCAGGTTTTTCCGTTTTCAAAGGCGAGGGGTGCGGAAACGCCTCTTTTGCGGCGCGCGGTCGGGCTTCCCGGCGATACGATATACATGAAGGATTATGTGCTTTACATAAAGCCCGCAGGGCAGCAATATTTTCTTACGGAATTCGAATATATGAAAACTCCGTATCAGGTTTCCATCGATCCTTTAAATTCCGAGTGGGATTCAACTCTGGGCTCCATAGGTAACTTTGATCCTGTTTTTTTGGACAAAGACGAATACTTTGTCTTAGGCGACAACAGAACCTGCTCTTTGGATTCGAGACTTTGGGAAAGTTTAAGCCGCCGTTCGATCGTCGGCAAGGGATTGTTTCAATATTTCCCGTTGAGCGGTATGCGAATATTCTGA
- the fliN gene encoding flagellar motor switch protein FliN, translated as MSDGAISQDEIDALLSGVNVGGGGGAVDTGVSADTAVLSGFASGLKDKLAADLNTMTGASFSAGNPVIESVGKDQFLAKLPEMVIAVTNDFSNALVGEHLYVLSHEFAKKLTGLINHEQNVEIDDMALSVVSEIVSKHTGNEITELEKTGRLKGIACSPAEALNVPKAVARIPQNTFTLFSYPLMLEGQAYTLWEAVGSDVASGIANALGAGAMSGMGGVLSAADMAAMGSLAGGGAMPQMGGGVISPGMNIPNVQSLQFPSLQGGAGAVQQGNIGLIMDVFMEMTVELGRTKKQIKDILVMGEGTIIELDKLAGEPVDILVNHKPIAKGEVVVIDENFGVRVTEILSPMERVSTLS; from the coding sequence ATGAGTGATGGCGCTATATCACAGGATGAGATTGATGCCTTGTTATCGGGCGTAAATGTTGGCGGAGGCGGCGGCGCAGTCGACACGGGTGTTTCGGCAGATACGGCTGTGTTAAGCGGTTTCGCGTCCGGTCTTAAGGACAAACTTGCCGCCGATTTGAATACGATGACGGGAGCAAGTTTTTCTGCAGGAAATCCCGTAATTGAATCCGTCGGCAAAGATCAGTTTTTAGCAAAGCTTCCGGAAATGGTAATTGCGGTAACGAACGACTTTTCAAACGCTCTCGTAGGAGAACATTTGTATGTGCTTTCCCATGAATTTGCAAAAAAACTGACAGGTCTTATAAATCATGAACAAAACGTCGAGATTGACGACATGGCTCTCTCGGTAGTTTCGGAGATAGTGTCAAAACACACGGGAAACGAAATAACGGAGCTCGAAAAAACCGGCAGGCTTAAAGGAATAGCGTGCAGCCCCGCCGAAGCTCTTAACGTTCCTAAGGCCGTGGCTCGCATTCCGCAGAATACGTTTACTTTGTTCAGCTATCCGCTTATGCTCGAAGGCCAGGCTTATACCTTGTGGGAAGCCGTAGGTTCCGACGTAGCTTCGGGAATCGCCAACGCGCTTGGAGCCGGAGCGATGTCCGGTATGGGCGGCGTGCTTTCTGCAGCGGATATGGCCGCGATGGGATCGCTCGCGGGAGGAGGCGCAATGCCGCAGATGGGAGGCGGAGTTATTTCTCCCGGTATGAATATTCCTAACGTTCAATCTTTGCAGTTCCCGAGCCTTCAAGGCGGCGCGGGCGCAGTCCAGCAGGGGAATATCGGTCTTATCATGGACGTTTTCATGGAAATGACCGTAGAGCTTGGACGTACGAAAAAACAGATAAAAGATATACTTGTGATGGGCGAAGGTACTATAATCGAATTGGATAAGCTTGCAGGCGAACCTGTAGACATCCTTGTAAATCATAAACCTATAGCAAAGGGCGAAGTCGTAGTTATCGACGAAAACTTCGGCGTTCGTGTAACCGAGATTTTGTCGCCTATGGAGCGCGTGTCTACGCTCAGCTGA
- a CDS encoding response regulator transcription factor gives MDPHILVIEDVPEMADLISMYLKKSNMKVTSAGTAEKALEILDTIHPDLLLLDLNLPGMSGFDFLERFRKKYGASVPVIIVSARDSDEDIINGLGIGADEFVTKPFSPRVLVARVESSLRRKAETAAAAEECIKFGNFTVLLNSCVLKQGAVKIPLSTKEYEMLEYILKHKGQTLSPETIYKDVWKNRYGDLTAVAVYVQRLRKKIEKNPADPVYIKTVFGQGYRFEDPDK, from the coding sequence ATGGATCCGCATATCCTTGTCATAGAAGACGTTCCCGAAATGGCAGATCTTATTTCGATGTATTTGAAAAAATCCAATATGAAGGTTACGTCTGCGGGAACTGCGGAAAAGGCGCTTGAAATTTTAGATACGATTCACCCCGACCTTCTGCTTTTGGATTTGAATTTGCCGGGGATGAGCGGATTCGACTTTCTTGAAAGGTTCAGAAAAAAATACGGAGCATCCGTGCCCGTCATAATAGTTTCGGCGCGGGATTCGGACGAAGACATCATAAACGGACTTGGTATAGGAGCGGACGAATTTGTGACCAAACCTTTTTCTCCGCGGGTTTTGGTAGCCAGAGTGGAAAGCAGTCTTAGACGCAAAGCCGAAACCGCGGCTGCGGCGGAAGAATGTATAAAATTCGGAAATTTCACGGTTCTTTTAAACAGCTGCGTGCTTAAGCAGGGCGCCGTAAAGATTCCTCTTTCAACAAAGGAATATGAAATGCTCGAGTACATACTCAAACACAAAGGGCAAACCCTTTCGCCCGAGACGATCTATAAGGACGTTTGGAAAAACCGGTACGGAGACCTTACCGCCGTGGCCGTATACGTACAAAGGCTTCGCAAAAAAATAGAAAAAAATCCCGCCGATCCTGTCTATATTAAGACGGTATTCGGACAGGGATACAGATTTGAAGATCCGGACAAATGA
- the fliM gene encoding flagellar motor switch protein FliM, which translates to MNEVLSQDEIDQLLTAISSGETDTDDFKPVSDTRKIKLYDFKRPDKFSKEQIRTVSIMHETFARLTTTSLSAQLRSLVHVHVASVDQLTYEEFIRSIPTPTTLAVINMDPLKGNAVLEIDPTITFSMIDRLFGGKGVTAGNKNRDLTDIEQSVMEGIIVRILANMREAWTQVIDLRPRLGQIETNPQFAQIVPPSEMVVLVTLETKVGEEEGMINFCIPYLTIEPIISKLSSQFWFSSVRRSSTTQYLGTLKEKLSGVDMDIVAEIGSIQLPIRDVLTLQTGDIVRLANVRIGDPITLSVGSRQKFYCQPGVVGKKMAVQITGKIEETDTEEFEELSAEGDETL; encoded by the coding sequence ATGAACGAAGTTCTGTCACAGGATGAGATAGACCAACTTTTAACGGCTATAAGCTCCGGTGAAACCGATACGGATGATTTTAAACCCGTAAGCGATACCCGTAAAATAAAATTATACGATTTCAAGAGGCCGGACAAATTCTCAAAAGAGCAGATAAGAACGGTATCTATCATGCACGAAACGTTCGCCCGTCTTACCACGACGAGCCTTTCGGCGCAGCTGAGAAGCCTCGTTCACGTTCACGTAGCATCCGTAGATCAGCTCACCTACGAGGAATTCATACGCTCCATTCCTACGCCTACCACTCTTGCCGTAATAAACATGGATCCTCTCAAAGGTAACGCCGTGCTTGAAATTGACCCTACGATCACATTTTCCATGATAGATCGCCTTTTCGGAGGCAAGGGAGTAACTGCAGGAAATAAAAACCGCGATCTGACGGACATAGAGCAGTCGGTAATGGAAGGCATTATAGTGCGTATTTTGGCCAATATGCGCGAAGCTTGGACACAGGTAATAGACCTAAGGCCAAGACTCGGGCAGATTGAGACTAATCCCCAGTTTGCGCAGATCGTTCCTCCGTCCGAAATGGTCGTTCTCGTCACCCTAGAAACCAAGGTCGGCGAAGAAGAGGGAATGATAAATTTCTGTATTCCGTATTTGACTATTGAACCGATAATTTCAAAACTGTCTTCTCAGTTCTGGTTTTCTTCGGTTAGAAGAAGTTCTACAACTCAATATTTGGGAACGTTAAAAGAAAAACTTTCCGGCGTGGATATGGATATAGTTGCGGAAATAGGTTCCATACAGCTTCCCATACGGGACGTTCTTACGCTGCAAACAGGAGACATTGTCAGACTTGCTAACGTAAGGATAGGCGATCCCATCACGCTTAGCGTTGGAAGCAGACAAAAATTTTACTGCCAGCCCGGAGTGGTCGGCAAAAAGATGGCGGTTCAGATCACCGGAAAAATTGAAGAGACGGATACAGAAGAATTTGAAGAACTTTCCGCAGAAGGAGATGAAACACTATGA
- a CDS encoding flagellar basal body-associated FliL family protein has product MMADNDDINFEEESGAASSASAKKGGVGALLPSLLKWVAITIGAILMIVTVVIITMKVMGANTSPVAAYPVSEEYSGRREIYDWYTSLGAIRTKTSDDTPATVTVDVVLGYKKDDKAVSTEITSRSIELVDFLRRYFTQKTVAELKPENEENLRSEIIRAVNETILTSTKIRDVRFKQLDVIEQ; this is encoded by the coding sequence ATGATGGCAGATAACGACGATATTAATTTTGAGGAAGAATCCGGTGCCGCATCGTCCGCTTCCGCTAAAAAAGGCGGCGTAGGGGCTCTTTTACCGTCGCTGCTTAAATGGGTAGCGATCACAATCGGCGCAATACTGATGATAGTCACCGTAGTTATCATTACTATGAAGGTAATGGGGGCTAATACTTCGCCTGTCGCGGCATACCCTGTCAGTGAAGAATACAGCGGACGCAGAGAAATCTACGACTGGTACACTTCGCTCGGAGCTATCAGAACCAAGACCAGCGACGACACTCCTGCGACGGTCACGGTAGATGTTGTTTTAGGCTATAAAAAAGACGATAAGGCCGTTTCTACCGAAATAACTTCACGCAGCATTGAACTTGTGGACTTTTTACGCCGATATTTTACACAGAAGACGGTTGCGGAACTAAAACCTGAAAATGAAGAAAATCTTAGAAGTGAAATCATAAGAGCTGTAAACGAAACCATACTGACGTCTACTAAGATAAGGGACGTTCGTTTTAAGCAGCTCGATGTCATTGAACAGTAG
- the hemW gene encoding radical SAM family heme chaperone HemW, with protein MSGSVSLYIHIPFCKKKCGYCDFFSVECALNKIPDEYIRAVIFEAEFYAKKYGVDSWRTVYIGGGTPSLMTSSQILSLLKGISRTTPFSAGCEITVEMNPDDVSPDLLFAAEDAGVNRLSVGIQTFDDEILKGLGRRCTKDINLAALNLIQRKWKRRFSADLIAGFPQESKKQLKQNISTLMSFCPDHISLYALSVEKKTPLGKEILSGRMPYDYGAADSCWICGRNFLEKNGYPQYEVSNFSKPEFESAHNKVYWRLENYVGVGAGASGAVYSCRNSSEEGVRWTNTADIGRYISFWNEAGVSNFFRCENLLKSARNTEILDLKTQEFEFLMMGLRLREGINSSVYKKRFGGDLGIRLGDFDGGCFYRWEKKKLALRRTGDYFNPGINYALSSEGLLFLNSFLESLL; from the coding sequence ATGTCCGGTTCCGTTTCGCTTTACATACATATCCCGTTTTGTAAAAAAAAATGCGGTTATTGTGATTTTTTCAGCGTAGAATGCGCTTTAAATAAAATTCCCGACGAGTATATAAGAGCTGTAATTTTTGAAGCGGAGTTTTATGCAAAAAAATACGGCGTGGACAGTTGGCGTACGGTCTACATAGGCGGCGGAACTCCTAGTCTCATGACTTCGTCGCAGATTTTGTCGCTTTTAAAAGGAATTTCGCGTACGACGCCTTTTTCCGCCGGATGTGAGATAACCGTTGAGATGAATCCCGACGATGTTTCACCCGATCTTCTTTTTGCGGCCGAAGACGCCGGTGTGAACAGGCTTTCAGTAGGAATACAGACCTTTGACGATGAAATTCTTAAAGGCTTGGGGCGCCGCTGTACGAAAGATATAAACCTTGCCGCCTTGAACCTCATACAAAGAAAATGGAAACGCCGTTTTTCTGCGGATCTGATCGCGGGTTTTCCGCAGGAAAGCAAAAAGCAGCTTAAACAAAATATTTCGACTTTGATGTCTTTTTGTCCCGATCATATTTCCCTTTATGCGCTGAGCGTAGAAAAAAAAACTCCCTTGGGTAAAGAAATTCTTTCGGGACGTATGCCGTACGATTACGGCGCCGCGGATTCATGCTGGATATGCGGCAGAAATTTTCTTGAAAAAAACGGATACCCGCAGTATGAGGTTTCAAATTTTTCAAAGCCGGAATTTGAAAGCGCTCACAATAAGGTTTATTGGCGTCTTGAAAATTACGTAGGCGTGGGGGCGGGGGCGAGCGGCGCCGTGTATTCCTGCCGGAATTCATCAGAAGAGGGCGTGCGCTGGACAAATACGGCCGATATCGGTCGGTATATTTCTTTTTGGAACGAGGCTGGCGTTTCAAATTTTTTTCGCTGTGAAAACTTATTAAAATCCGCACGGAATACGGAAATTCTTGACCTGAAAACGCAGGAATTTGAGTTTTTGATGATGGGGCTGAGGCTTAGAGAGGGAATTAATTCTTCAGTATACAAAAAACGCTTCGGCGGCGACTTGGGTATAAGGCTTGGCGATTTTGACGGCGGATGTTTTTACCGTTGGGAAAAGAAAAAACTCGCCTTACGCCGTACGGGCGACTACTTTAATCCCGGAATAAATTACGCGCTTAGCTCTGAAGGTCTTTTGTTTCTAAATTCGTTTTTGGAATCACTATTGTAA
- a CDS encoding flagellar FlbD family protein — protein MIKVTRLDGKTYWINPHLIESMEQTPDLTLVMLSGRKIILRDAPEKVISSIIDYRKKIGINTQEE, from the coding sequence ATGATCAAGGTCACGCGGCTGGACGGCAAGACTTACTGGATAAATCCTCATCTGATTGAAAGTATGGAACAGACCCCTGATCTTACGCTTGTCATGCTTTCGGGAAGAAAGATAATTCTTAGGGACGCGCCTGAAAAAGTTATTTCAAGTATAATAGATTACCGTAAAAAAATCGGTATAAATACACAAGAGGAATAA
- a CDS encoding FliO/MopB family protein has protein sequence MYFSKKLRAVLFFYACAFVLAHAQNASSNLPAAAQSSPESEIVISGQPESSSSLEASLPIESEQESRRSEAYSTFSVFIRMILVLIFVVALMYVIVRFMRNGLRRPENKDPFLRLVSSVSLSPGKSVQVFTLLDRAYIVGVSDSSVNLIDKIDDKDLIDSMNLYADKNENSTRPKNFNDILALFMPNSAENKNVFKRSAETAADLLKKQRERLNKDGGEL, from the coding sequence TTGTATTTCTCAAAAAAACTGAGGGCGGTTTTGTTCTTTTATGCGTGTGCCTTTGTTTTGGCGCACGCTCAAAACGCTTCTTCAAATTTGCCGGCGGCGGCTCAGAGTAGCCCTGAAAGCGAAATCGTAATAAGCGGTCAGCCTGAATCTTCATCTTCGTTGGAGGCTTCGCTTCCGATCGAATCCGAACAAGAATCCCGAAGATCCGAAGCGTATTCCACGTTTTCGGTCTTTATACGCATGATTTTGGTGCTCATCTTTGTTGTAGCCTTAATGTATGTGATCGTGCGCTTTATGCGAAACGGACTTCGCCGTCCTGAAAACAAAGATCCCTTTTTGCGTCTTGTGTCCTCCGTTTCGCTTTCGCCGGGAAAATCCGTACAGGTGTTTACATTGTTGGACCGCGCTTACATTGTAGGCGTAAGCGATTCTTCGGTTAATTTAATAGACAAAATAGACGACAAAGATCTCATAGATTCGATGAATCTTTATGCAGATAAAAACGAAAATTCTACAAGACCTAAGAATTTTAACGATATTCTGGCCTTGTTTATGCCTAATTCCGCGGAAAATAAAAATGTGTTTAAAAGATCCGCAGAGACCGCCGCCGATCTGCTGAAAAAACAGCGAGAACGTCTTAATAAAGACGGCGGTGAATTATGA